Proteins co-encoded in one Natrarchaeobius halalkaliphilus genomic window:
- a CDS encoding DUF5828 family protein, giving the protein MEESISGFKVRGDWGDVVEHGERITRALRDADVHDPDEDTNARFSRAFDEWEEWRPKAHERLESDVSEKTAEQASVEEGKGEKAGKKPDEDIKTAGEKLSESYEQLEEDDPEAAVDNWRESIDYVARAADSAGRKALRRVEDTVYQNVMTQLAPYYFDNELISANIQQSTRGTDNGQQFAFEVNVNDDVLKDEVSDRLAELDDEIDRWHVEVEKDTDAAEAIEGAEAPPEPTDNSKSTTN; this is encoded by the coding sequence ATGGAAGAGAGCATCTCGGGATTCAAGGTTCGCGGCGACTGGGGCGACGTCGTCGAGCACGGCGAACGCATCACGCGGGCGCTTCGCGATGCCGACGTTCACGACCCCGACGAGGACACCAACGCACGCTTCTCTCGAGCGTTCGACGAGTGGGAGGAGTGGCGGCCGAAGGCTCACGAACGCCTCGAGTCGGACGTCAGCGAGAAGACGGCCGAGCAGGCGAGCGTCGAGGAAGGAAAGGGAGAAAAAGCCGGCAAGAAGCCGGACGAGGACATCAAAACGGCCGGAGAGAAACTCTCGGAATCCTACGAGCAACTCGAAGAAGACGATCCGGAAGCCGCAGTCGACAACTGGCGAGAGTCGATCGACTACGTGGCGCGAGCGGCTGACTCCGCGGGACGAAAGGCGCTTCGCCGCGTCGAGGACACGGTCTATCAGAACGTGATGACCCAGCTCGCACCGTACTACTTCGACAACGAACTCATCAGCGCGAACATCCAGCAGTCGACTCGCGGGACGGACAACGGACAGCAGTTCGCCTTCGAGGTCAACGTCAACGACGACGTACTCAAAGACGAGGTCTCCGATCGCCTCGCGGAACTCGACGACGAGATCGACCGCTGGCACGTCGAAGTCGAGAAGGACACCGACGCCGCCGAAGCCATCGAAGGTGCCGAAGCGCCACCGGAGCCGACGGACAACTCGAAATCGACGACGAACTGA
- a CDS encoding hemolysin family protein: protein MVFSLPLEMVVAAYDVPVVGLEIAESTVTLFGGLAVVVLIALSGFFSSSEIAMFNLPKHRLEGMVEDGTEGAALVKRLKDDPHRLLVTILVGNNIVNIAMSSIATAVLSIHFGGLLGVILATFGITAIVLLFGESVPKSYAVENTESWAIRISKPLKATEYFLFPLIVLFDYLTRQVNRLTGSTGAIESPYVTRDEIQEMIESGEREGVLEEEEHEMLTRIFRFNNTIVKEVMTPRLDMTAVPKDAAIDEAIETCIQSGHARIPVYEGSLDNVQGVVHIRDLVRDLNYGETEAEDLELTDLVQPTLHVPESKNIDELLTEMRENRMHMAIVIDEFGTTEGLVTVEDMIEEIVGEILKSGEEEPVEELDDRTVLVRGEVNIEDVNEALEIDLPEGEEFETIAGFIFNRAGRLVEEGEEITFDGVRITVETVENTRIMKARLHKLEAPEEPEEGDGENGNGVSLE, encoded by the coding sequence ATGGTGTTCTCTCTCCCTCTCGAGATGGTGGTGGCTGCCTACGACGTGCCCGTGGTGGGCCTCGAAATCGCGGAGTCGACGGTGACGCTCTTCGGCGGCCTCGCGGTCGTCGTCCTCATCGCACTCTCGGGATTTTTCTCTTCGTCCGAGATCGCCATGTTCAACCTTCCCAAACACCGTCTCGAGGGGATGGTCGAGGACGGTACCGAGGGGGCGGCGCTGGTCAAACGGCTCAAAGACGACCCCCATCGGTTGCTGGTGACGATCCTCGTGGGTAACAACATCGTCAACATCGCGATGTCCTCGATCGCCACCGCGGTGCTCTCGATTCACTTCGGAGGCCTGCTCGGCGTTATCCTCGCGACCTTCGGCATCACCGCGATCGTCCTTCTCTTCGGCGAGAGCGTGCCCAAATCTTACGCCGTCGAAAACACCGAATCCTGGGCGATCCGCATCTCCAAACCGCTCAAAGCCACCGAATACTTCCTCTTTCCGCTGATCGTCCTCTTCGATTACCTCACCCGCCAGGTCAACAGACTCACCGGCTCCACCGGCGCGATCGAATCCCCCTACGTCACCCGCGACGAAATCCAGGAGATGATCGAATCCGGTGAGCGCGAGGGCGTCTTAGAGGAAGAAGAACACGAGATGCTCACGCGCATCTTCCGGTTCAACAACACCATCGTCAAAGAGGTCATGACCCCCCGACTCGACATGACCGCCGTCCCAAAAGACGCCGCCATCGACGAGGCTATCGAAACCTGCATTCAGAGCGGTCACGCCCGCATTCCCGTCTACGAGGGGAGCCTCGACAACGTCCAGGGCGTCGTCCACATCCGCGATCTCGTCCGCGATCTCAACTACGGCGAAACCGAAGCTGAGGACCTCGAACTCACCGACCTCGTCCAGCCGACCCTCCACGTCCCCGAATCCAAGAATATCGACGAGTTACTGACGGAGATGCGCGAAAACCGGATGCACATGGCGATCGTCATCGACGAGTTCGGAACGACAGAGGGGCTGGTGACGGTCGAGGACATGATCGAGGAGATCGTCGGGGAGATCCTCAAATCCGGCGAAGAAGAACCCGTCGAAGAACTCGACGACCGAACCGTCCTCGTCCGCGGCGAGGTCAACATCGAGGACGTCAACGAGGCGCTCGAGATCGATCTTCCCGAGGGCGAAGAGTTCGAAACCATCGCCGGCTTCATCTTCAACCGCGCCGGTCGACTCGTCGAAGAAGGCGAAGAAATCACCTTCGATGGCGTCCGCATCACCGTCGAAACCGTCGAAAACACCCGAATCATGAAAGCCCGACTCCACAAACTCGAAGCGCCCGAAGAGCCGGAGGAGGGGGACGGAGAGAACGGAAACGGCGTCTCGCTCGAGTAG
- a CDS encoding uracil-DNA glycosylase: protein MSPTGPEPGPDTDSSPSDRDPTVPESRHVLESDCSRCPALVDSRECISWGTGPLDATVVVVGEAPGYGDPDADRWQGGNWTGRAYTSRHSGRRIRRMLERIDYGDDAYYTNAVKCFPTSENSPENARDTPTNREPTAEERSNCRPHLLAELEAVEPDVILATGKHATTTILAAERRQLDGFVDSVLEPVRCERLETWLVPVFHPSYQDIWLNRLGYEPDGYLVAIREAIEDPSTAAER from the coding sequence ATGTCTCCGACAGGCCCGGAGCCCGGACCAGACACCGACTCTTCGCCGTCCGATCGCGATCCGACGGTTCCGGAGTCGCGTCACGTCCTCGAGTCCGACTGTTCGCGCTGTCCGGCGCTCGTCGACTCCCGCGAGTGCATCTCGTGGGGAACCGGACCGCTCGACGCGACGGTGGTCGTCGTCGGTGAAGCGCCCGGATACGGCGATCCCGACGCCGACCGCTGGCAGGGCGGGAACTGGACCGGAAGGGCCTACACGTCTCGTCACTCCGGACGGCGGATCCGCCGAATGCTCGAGCGCATCGACTACGGCGACGACGCCTACTACACCAACGCAGTCAAGTGCTTTCCGACGAGCGAGAACTCGCCGGAGAACGCTCGCGACACGCCGACCAACCGCGAACCGACCGCCGAGGAACGGTCGAACTGTCGCCCACACCTGCTCGCAGAGCTCGAGGCCGTCGAGCCGGACGTAATACTCGCGACCGGAAAACACGCGACGACGACGATCCTCGCGGCCGAACGTCGCCAGCTCGATGGATTCGTCGACAGCGTACTCGAACCCGTTCGCTGTGAACGACTCGAGACGTGGCTCGTTCCCGTCTTCCATCCGTCGTACCAGGACATCTGGCTCAATCGGCTCGGATACGAACCCGACGGATACCTTGTCGCGATCCGTGAGGCGATCGAAGACCCGTCGACGGCGGCCGAGCGGTGA
- a CDS encoding GLUG motif-containing protein translates to MAATEPDCEEITYLEGGDAYAVSTLSELQCINEHGLDEDYVLTDDIEASDTEDWNDGDGFEPIGDNDDAFEGSFDGDGFTILDLYINQSGGSDVGLFGVMNEDATIEDVHLEDATVSGEENVGGLVGRTTGGSVTDVSATVTVESDENSGRLIGGLIGSNNAEIESVSAEGTVTVEEGETVGGLVGYSTELGGGSGDIIDSRANVTVAAGGSENVGGLLGFADQGGGITDSSAAGTVEGEENIGGLVGSTESDVDGSFASGTVNGDKKVGGLVGWNHNGIVRNATASSPVEGDENVGGLVGLNQENAGGGLIAESFTTGTVKGEEPTIGGLVGDNAGSVERSYWDIDATNQPDSDGGTPLSTAEMTGLKATDNMDGFEFPDGEGTWHVTDDYPALEWEDTSPFHEVNITDTNSPVDEGDDLDVTAEATNWGADGEQTVTLTSDTTSTDLDHSAVDVDSGESDHSFALTWATSSGDDGDRTITVSSESDTDTESVTINASGSPSPSPSPSPDPADISTTDLSLNETEIEENESVAITATLENDGDETGTETIRFEANDDELANETVTIDGGDEKTVSVVETFNDVGEYEITAADDEVATNLSVSERELPEFTIIYVDAAYGILEPGDEERVIVTIANEGDVAGDANVTLDLEGDDQSEILELDAGRADDAEFSLIAPDEAGEYEYTISVGEAETTETMIVEGPEPEWRVSAIYSEPITAAPGADVDIWVTIENDGDGDGTVEAEFYLDEETSEIQALDIEAGDGELVQATLPAPEEEGMYDFGVVIAEGESFVDEVEGTKSVSEDAGDDDEADADDTAGDDDDEFDDGQPGFGVLAALVSIALLALTAVRRR, encoded by the coding sequence GTGGCCGCTACCGAACCCGATTGTGAGGAAATCACCTACCTAGAGGGAGGTGATGCTTATGCTGTTTCAACCCTCAGTGAGTTGCAATGTATCAATGAGCACGGACTGGATGAAGACTACGTTCTAACTGACGACATCGAGGCGAGCGACACCGAAGACTGGAACGACGGCGACGGGTTCGAGCCGATTGGCGACAACGACGACGCGTTCGAGGGTTCCTTCGACGGAGACGGTTTCACAATTTTGGATCTGTACATCAACCAGAGTGGTGGATCCGACGTAGGCCTCTTTGGTGTGATGAACGAAGACGCGACCATCGAAGATGTCCACCTCGAGGATGCGACCGTCAGCGGTGAGGAGAACGTCGGGGGCCTCGTCGGACGGACGACGGGTGGATCGGTTACCGACGTCAGTGCGACGGTAACAGTCGAGTCAGATGAGAACTCTGGGCGTCTAATTGGTGGTCTCATTGGAAGCAACAATGCCGAAATTGAGAGCGTTTCAGCCGAGGGGACAGTTACAGTTGAAGAAGGGGAAACGGTCGGCGGACTCGTTGGATACAGTACGGAATTGGGAGGTGGCTCCGGAGATATCATAGATTCCCGGGCGAATGTTACTGTCGCTGCTGGAGGGAGTGAGAACGTCGGCGGCTTACTAGGATTTGCGGATCAGGGAGGGGGGATAACCGATTCATCTGCGGCAGGGACCGTCGAAGGTGAGGAAAATATTGGCGGCCTCGTCGGAAGTACCGAGAGCGATGTCGATGGCTCGTTCGCATCCGGGACGGTGAACGGGGACAAGAAAGTTGGCGGCCTCGTCGGGTGGAATCACAACGGGATCGTACGGAACGCGACCGCCAGCAGCCCCGTCGAGGGTGATGAGAACGTGGGCGGGCTGGTCGGATTAAACCAGGAAAACGCCGGTGGCGGCCTAATCGCTGAGTCCTTTACGACCGGTACCGTAAAGGGTGAGGAACCTACCATCGGTGGTCTCGTCGGAGACAACGCTGGTTCAGTCGAGAGATCCTACTGGGACATCGACGCAACCAACCAGCCCGACTCCGACGGTGGCACACCGCTCTCGACCGCCGAAATGACCGGCTTGAAAGCCACCGACAACATGGACGGCTTCGAGTTTCCTGACGGTGAGGGAACATGGCACGTCACCGACGACTACCCCGCCCTCGAGTGGGAGGATACCAGCCCGTTCCACGAAGTGAACATCACAGACACGAACTCGCCAGTCGATGAGGGTGACGACCTCGACGTGACCGCTGAGGCCACTAATTGGGGTGCAGACGGCGAGCAAACCGTCACGCTCACGAGTGATACCACCTCGACTGATTTAGACCACTCAGCGGTGGACGTCGACAGTGGCGAAAGCGACCACTCGTTTGCACTCACCTGGGCCACGTCGAGCGGTGACGACGGTGACCGAACCATCACCGTCTCGAGTGAGAGCGACACCGATACCGAATCGGTAACCATCAACGCATCAGGATCGCCCTCACCGTCGCCTTCACCATCACCGGATCCCGCGGACATCTCGACGACGGACCTCTCACTCAACGAAACCGAGATTGAGGAGAACGAGTCGGTTGCGATTACCGCGACGCTCGAGAACGACGGCGACGAAACGGGTACGGAGACGATCAGGTTCGAGGCCAATGATGACGAGTTAGCAAACGAAACGGTAACGATCGACGGTGGAGACGAAAAGACGGTATCGGTCGTCGAGACGTTCAACGACGTGGGCGAGTACGAAATCACCGCCGCTGACGATGAGGTCGCGACGAACTTATCAGTTTCCGAGCGAGAACTGCCTGAATTTACCATCATCTACGTCGACGCAGCCTACGGGATTCTCGAGCCCGGCGATGAAGAGCGCGTGATCGTCACCATTGCGAACGAAGGTGACGTGGCCGGCGATGCAAACGTCACGCTCGACCTCGAGGGTGATGACCAGTCCGAAATTCTCGAGTTAGACGCTGGGAGAGCCGACGACGCCGAGTTCTCGCTGATTGCTCCCGACGAAGCGGGTGAGTACGAGTACACCATCAGCGTCGGTGAGGCGGAAACAACCGAGACGATGATCGTCGAAGGACCAGAGCCCGAGTGGCGCGTGAGCGCTATTTATTCCGAGCCGATTACGGCCGCACCCGGAGCGGATGTGGACATCTGGGTCACGATCGAGAACGACGGGGACGGAGACGGGACCGTCGAGGCCGAGTTCTATCTCGACGAGGAGACATCGGAGATACAAGCCCTCGACATCGAGGCCGGAGATGGCGAGCTCGTCCAAGCCACCCTCCCCGCCCCAGAAGAGGAAGGGATGTACGATTTCGGGGTCGTGATCGCGGAAGGAGAGAGCTTCGTAGACGAAGTGGAGGGGACAAAATCCGTCTCCGAGGACGCTGGTGACGACGATGAAGCTGATGCCGATGATACCGCTGGCGACGATGACGACGAGTTCGACGACGGGCAACCAGGCTTTGGGGTCCTCGCAGCACTCGTTTCCATAGCCCTGCTGGCACTTACGGCCGTCCGTCGTAGATGA
- a CDS encoding inorganic phosphate transporter, with protein MVEIVTIATFLVAAVASLFMAWAIGAGSSGSTPFAPAVGANAISVMRAGFLVGILGFAGAVLQGANVSEAVGTELIGGVTLSPLAATIALVIAAGLVAIGVFAGYPIATAFTVTGAVIGVGLAMGGDPAWPKYAEIATLWILTPFVGGGLAYGIARTLRAEALSETTLIVALAALVGVIVANIEFAVLDSADGGASIAQASSRILPVSELVGVAIVTLLVAGAWAAVIAFDLAGGVERGERHFLLILGGLVAFSAGGSQVGLAIGPLIPLSGDLELPLIALLVGGGFGLLLGSWTGAPRMIKAISQDYSSLGPRRSIAALIPSFLIAQIAVLYGIPVSFNEIIVSSIIGSGYAASGAGGGVSGRKMAYTVLAWLLSLAGSIAISYVGYAVLAAILL; from the coding sequence ATGGTCGAGATCGTAACGATCGCGACGTTTCTAGTTGCCGCGGTCGCGAGTCTGTTTATGGCCTGGGCGATCGGTGCCGGCTCGAGCGGATCGACGCCGTTTGCCCCGGCCGTCGGAGCGAACGCGATTTCGGTGATGCGGGCCGGCTTTCTCGTCGGTATCCTCGGATTCGCCGGTGCCGTGTTACAGGGAGCGAACGTCTCCGAAGCCGTCGGGACGGAGCTGATCGGCGGCGTCACGCTGTCGCCGCTGGCGGCGACGATCGCCCTCGTCATCGCGGCCGGACTGGTCGCGATCGGCGTCTTCGCCGGATACCCGATCGCAACGGCGTTTACCGTCACCGGCGCGGTCATCGGCGTCGGACTCGCGATGGGTGGCGATCCCGCCTGGCCGAAGTACGCCGAGATCGCCACGCTGTGGATACTGACGCCGTTCGTCGGGGGTGGTCTCGCCTACGGGATCGCCCGTACGCTCCGGGCGGAAGCGCTCTCGGAGACCACGCTCATCGTTGCCCTCGCGGCGCTCGTCGGCGTCATCGTCGCCAACATCGAGTTCGCCGTCCTCGACTCGGCGGACGGCGGCGCCTCCATCGCACAGGCCTCGAGCAGGATCCTTCCGGTCTCCGAACTCGTCGGCGTCGCGATCGTAACGCTCCTCGTAGCGGGGGCGTGGGCGGCCGTGATCGCGTTCGACCTCGCCGGCGGGGTCGAACGGGGAGAGAGGCACTTCTTGCTCATCCTCGGCGGACTCGTCGCGTTCTCTGCAGGTGGCAGCCAGGTCGGCCTGGCGATCGGACCGCTGATCCCGCTGTCCGGCGATCTCGAGCTTCCACTGATCGCCTTGCTCGTCGGCGGCGGATTCGGTCTGTTGCTCGGTTCCTGGACGGGTGCACCTCGGATGATCAAAGCGATCTCTCAGGACTACTCTTCGCTCGGCCCACGCAGGTCGATCGCCGCGCTCATCCCGTCGTTTCTCATCGCACAGATCGCCGTTCTCTACGGGATCCCCGTTTCGTTCAACGAGATCATCGTCAGCTCGATTATCGGAAGCGGCTACGCCGCGTCGGGAGCCGGCGGCGGCGTCAGCGGACGAAAGATGGCCTATACGGTCCTCGCGTGGTTGCTCTCGCTCGCCGGATCGATCGCCATCTCCTACGTGGGTTACGCAGTACTGGCCGCCATACTGCTCTGA
- a CDS encoding L-threonylcarbamoyladenylate synthase → MDSDVLERAATVIHDGELVVYPTETVYGLGADALTPAAVERVFSIKGRDRSKPISLAVPRFDVALEEGYVRATDRERRFAAEFLPGPVTLLCERRARVPGVLTADRDRVGVRVPDCNRALSLLERLDTPITSTSANVSGEPSARRVEDIDESVRNAAVVLDGGQTPGTESTVVDLSTETIHRRGSKADRIDAWLTDN, encoded by the coding sequence ATGGATTCGGACGTACTCGAGCGAGCCGCGACGGTGATCCACGACGGCGAGTTGGTCGTCTATCCGACCGAGACCGTCTACGGGCTCGGGGCGGATGCGCTCACACCAGCGGCCGTCGAACGCGTGTTCTCGATCAAAGGACGCGATCGCTCGAAGCCGATCTCGCTCGCCGTCCCCCGATTCGACGTCGCACTCGAGGAGGGATACGTTCGTGCAACCGATCGAGAGCGCCGGTTCGCCGCCGAGTTCCTTCCCGGACCCGTTACGCTCCTCTGTGAACGACGAGCGCGTGTTCCGGGCGTCCTCACGGCCGACCGAGATCGGGTCGGCGTTCGGGTCCCCGACTGCAACCGTGCGCTTTCGCTGCTCGAGCGTCTCGACACCCCGATCACGTCGACGAGTGCGAACGTCAGTGGCGAGCCGAGCGCTCGTCGCGTCGAAGACATCGACGAGTCGGTTCGAAACGCCGCCGTCGTCCTCGACGGTGGGCAGACGCCGGGAACCGAGAGCACCGTCGTCGATCTCTCGACCGAGACGATCCACCGACGGGGTTCGAAAGCCGATCGGATCGACGCGTGGCTCACCGACAACTGA
- a CDS encoding pyridoxamine 5'-phosphate oxidase family protein: MAIVPPEAKRRLETETPIAHLATCREGLPHVAPVWYRYENEVIEIVTTGTKLENIRENSRVALSIQADDAGDPDWVVTMLGTGTVIEDDERTATARRRINERYDVKPDAYDENALVRIDIGSATYRTY; the protein is encoded by the coding sequence ATGGCGATCGTTCCACCGGAAGCGAAGCGGCGACTCGAGACCGAAACACCGATCGCACATCTCGCGACCTGTCGGGAGGGACTGCCACACGTCGCACCGGTCTGGTATCGGTACGAGAACGAGGTGATCGAAATCGTGACGACGGGAACGAAACTCGAGAACATCAGGGAAAATTCACGTGTCGCCCTGTCGATTCAGGCGGACGATGCGGGAGATCCGGACTGGGTGGTGACGATGCTCGGGACCGGGACGGTAATCGAGGACGACGAACGAACAGCTACCGCCCGCCGACGAATTAACGAGCGATACGACGTGAAGCCCGACGCCTACGACGAAAACGCGCTCGTTCGGATCGACATCGGCTCGGCGACGTATCGGACGTACTGA